In Corynebacterium matruchotii, a single genomic region encodes these proteins:
- a CDS encoding trimeric intracellular cation channel family protein yields MGDVDTVIHNLYQTFDLIGVVLNGIIGGAIARQRNFDFVGFVFLALFSALGGGMLRDVLMQKGTAAAIANPTYLLLACCGATIALVTHFKGDTWELFKVHGDAIILGVWSVTGCVKALVFDMPLVSAVFMGVLTAVGGGMIRDVVTGQIPSIFGGGTLYAVPATISAGTMTLFYVTGHQALGMIISPIIGGGLVILAYWKGWVLFRSSEWAPVNMTAVQLRELAKRSERQGWNMARRIKKKIEGEF; encoded by the coding sequence GTGGGTGACGTAGATACCGTAATTCATAACCTCTATCAAACTTTCGACCTCATTGGGGTGGTGCTCAACGGCATCATCGGCGGCGCCATCGCCAGGCAACGAAACTTCGACTTCGTGGGCTTCGTGTTCCTCGCCTTATTCTCCGCCCTCGGCGGCGGCATGCTGCGTGATGTGCTTATGCAAAAAGGCACCGCCGCTGCCATCGCCAACCCCACCTATTTGCTCCTGGCCTGCTGTGGGGCAACCATCGCCCTGGTCACGCATTTTAAGGGGGACACCTGGGAGCTCTTTAAGGTGCACGGCGACGCCATCATCCTGGGCGTGTGGTCCGTCACCGGCTGCGTGAAGGCCCTGGTCTTCGACATGCCCCTCGTGTCCGCGGTCTTCATGGGCGTACTCACCGCCGTCGGGGGCGGTATGATCCGGGATGTCGTGACCGGCCAGATCCCTAGCATATTCGGGGGTGGCACCCTCTACGCCGTGCCTGCCACTATCAGCGCCGGTACCATGACGCTATTCTACGTCACTGGACACCAAGCCCTGGGCATGATTATCTCCCCAATAATAGGCGGTGGCCTGGTCATTCTCGCCTATTGGAAGGGTTGGGTCCTGTTCCGCAGCAGCGAGTGGGCGCCCGTGAATATGACCGCGGTGCAACTCCGGGAACTCGCAAAACGCTCCGAACGGCAGGGGTGGAATATGGCGCGGCGGATAAAAAAGAAAATCGAGGGAGAGTTTTAA
- a CDS encoding serine hydrolase domain-containing protein produces MTNALSSLLDHHLSAWPVPNAAGAVFTNGTTVATAGDQNRIFELASVTKLLSAYSFMVAVEEGVFDLDTVITKQGATVRHLLSHAGGVGFREEDSRKPVGTRRIYSSYGFELLGDRLVSETQMGLGEYFTAAVFEPLGMVNTTLWGSPGHEARSTVADLRRFVAEIMAPTLLDPATVAEMWTPQYPELNGIVPGYGMFKPCPWGLGFEIKGAKTPHWTGTQLPSDTVGHFGQSGTFVWVHPPTRRGAIVLTDRAFGEWAKPAWTRLNDELWQALAT; encoded by the coding sequence GTGACCAATGCGCTTTCCTCTCTCCTTGACCATCATCTTTCCGCTTGGCCAGTGCCGAACGCCGCCGGCGCGGTGTTCACTAACGGCACTACGGTGGCAACCGCCGGCGACCAAAATAGGATTTTCGAACTGGCGTCCGTGACGAAACTGCTGTCAGCTTACAGCTTCATGGTGGCAGTAGAGGAGGGGGTCTTCGATCTCGACACGGTCATCACCAAGCAAGGCGCCACGGTCAGACACCTATTATCCCACGCTGGCGGGGTGGGGTTTAGGGAAGAAGACTCAAGAAAGCCCGTGGGCACGCGCCGTATCTACTCCTCCTATGGCTTCGAACTGCTGGGCGATAGGTTGGTGTCGGAGACCCAAATGGGGCTCGGTGAATACTTCACCGCGGCCGTGTTCGAACCGCTGGGAATGGTGAACACTACGCTATGGGGATCGCCGGGGCACGAGGCGCGTTCCACCGTGGCCGATCTTCGTAGGTTCGTGGCCGAAATCATGGCCCCTACCCTGCTCGACCCCGCCACCGTTGCGGAAATGTGGACACCCCAATACCCGGAACTCAATGGCATTGTCCCTGGTTACGGCATGTTTAAGCCTTGCCCATGGGGGTTGGGCTTTGAAATCAAAGGGGCAAAAACCCCACACTGGACCGGCACCCAACTGCCAAGCGACACGGTGGGGCATTTCGGCCAATCAGGCACATTCGTGTGGGTGCACCCACCCACGCGCCGAGGGGCGATTGTTTTGACCGATCGGGCATTCGGGGAGTGGGCGAAGCCGGCCTGGACGCGGCTCAATGATGAGCTGTGGCAGGCATTGGCGACATAG
- a CDS encoding acyl carrier protein, which translates to MTSLQEQLAALHTDTAAASTSAEATTATKLRTLMASIAGVTTEDIADNSLLIDDLGFQSLDLIELAVRCEQTFGVKTNAEAYLTMRTFADVLRFCEQSTN; encoded by the coding sequence ATGACTTCCTTGCAAGAACAACTCGCCGCGTTACACACCGACACCGCCGCAGCTTCAACCAGCGCCGAAGCCACTACCGCGACTAAACTCCGCACCCTCATGGCATCTATTGCCGGAGTCACCACCGAGGACATCGCCGATAATTCGCTACTTATCGACGACCTAGGGTTCCAATCCCTTGATCTTATTGAATTAGCGGTACGCTGCGAACAAACCTTCGGCGTAAAAACCAACGCCGAAGCCTATCTCACTATGCGCACCTTCGCAGACGTGCTCCGCTTTTGTGAGCAGTCTACGAACTAA
- a CDS encoding alpha/beta fold hydrolase, which yields MVFALVTKKFRAWRIARNTRGQEFKPPQFSQGHRVGKLRYYTEGDENSQVTLVFVHGYTLAAQAWHVQVAAFADQVRCIAMDLRGHGKSDPVPASECNIPDAADDVMAVLDDAGVTTPIILVGHSLGTMVVLNFLRRYPQFRLRCRGVVLVSASAQPFASEGMTQLLKLPIVNSLRHVAEENPEDVQALRSAVTNVVAPVVTAAAALAHEEDMRKLHIKLIDDTPLATIIGFLDDLQEEDETESLAQLSSIPGAVLVGADDIFTPVASSEYIVQHWPAARLTVVPSAGHMLPLENPAAVNTAISAVLAAATP from the coding sequence ATGGTGTTTGCTCTTGTGACCAAGAAGTTTCGGGCCTGGAGAATTGCCCGCAATACGCGGGGCCAGGAATTCAAACCGCCCCAATTCAGTCAGGGGCATCGGGTAGGAAAGCTGCGCTACTACACCGAGGGTGACGAGAATTCGCAGGTCACCCTGGTTTTTGTACACGGTTACACATTGGCCGCGCAGGCGTGGCACGTGCAGGTGGCGGCGTTTGCCGACCAGGTGCGGTGTATAGCCATGGATTTGCGGGGGCACGGAAAGTCGGATCCCGTTCCGGCGTCGGAATGCAATATTCCTGATGCCGCGGATGATGTGATGGCGGTGTTGGATGATGCCGGGGTCACAACCCCGATTATTTTGGTGGGTCATTCACTAGGCACCATGGTGGTGCTGAATTTTTTACGACGCTACCCGCAGTTTCGGCTGCGGTGTCGGGGTGTGGTGTTGGTGTCGGCATCGGCGCAACCGTTTGCTTCGGAAGGCATGACGCAACTGCTGAAACTGCCGATCGTGAACTCGCTCCGGCATGTTGCCGAGGAAAACCCCGAGGACGTGCAGGCGTTACGGTCGGCGGTTACCAATGTGGTGGCGCCGGTGGTGACGGCAGCTGCGGCATTGGCCCACGAGGAAGACATGCGGAAACTACACATCAAACTTATCGACGACACCCCGCTGGCGACGATCATCGGCTTCCTGGATGATTTGCAGGAGGAAGACGAAACCGAGTCTTTGGCCCAGCTGTCTAGCATACCGGGGGCCGTGCTGGTGGGGGCCGATGACATATTCACACCGGTGGCCAGCTCGGAATACATTGTGCAGCATTGGCCGGCGGCCCGGCTGACGGTGGTGCCGTCGGCGGGCCACATGCTGCCCCTGGAAAACCCGGCCGCGGTGAACACGGCGATTTCGGCGGTGCTGGCCGCGGCGACTCCATAG
- a CDS encoding LssY C-terminal domain-containing protein, producing MNHYPIPRDYPEYQSPPKKVSDGRRFSIYAALDAVFIVVALGLALWLAYILLVGSFVWSVKLVIPLTFGWATLAYLALPRLHQLFTLLYVPNYFIGRTKTVDGILGDPVNLAFDGTETDVHAAMRNAGWVPADPITLRSSWNIIISSVFGTSYPRAPVSDLYLFDTKQDFAYQQEVSGNASQRHHVRFWRVPEGWVLPGGHRADWLAAGTYDRSVGFSSFTFQFTHKVDADTDLERDYIVKTLRFSDHDIGVEVIRDFSTAYHQRNGGGDKINTDGNLPIIDVRDAAHRTPMPAAKKSLRKWKDPADHGVPPVSLLVAGGLLVLNIVGAIQLGIVALTGQDWGWLLIDDGADEPWWILLLMPFMSLIEIFLLVGTLLRHKWARIGLMVLCVISAVQTLVALTGETTSFRAVLFAFLSVFVVLGVSGDKVREWVSGEHTTLRTKQQA from the coding sequence ATGAATCATTATCCGATTCCGCGGGATTACCCGGAATACCAGTCGCCCCCGAAAAAGGTATCCGATGGGCGGCGGTTTTCCATCTATGCGGCGCTTGACGCCGTGTTCATTGTGGTGGCCTTGGGGTTGGCGTTGTGGCTGGCCTACATTCTGTTGGTGGGGTCGTTCGTGTGGTCGGTCAAACTGGTCATCCCCCTGACGTTTGGGTGGGCCACCCTGGCGTATTTGGCGCTCCCCAGGCTGCACCAGCTCTTCACACTATTATATGTGCCTAACTATTTTATTGGTAGGACGAAAACCGTGGATGGGATTTTAGGGGACCCGGTCAACCTGGCGTTCGACGGCACAGAAACAGACGTGCACGCCGCCATGCGGAACGCGGGGTGGGTGCCAGCCGACCCCATCACATTACGGTCCTCGTGGAACATCATCATTTCCTCGGTGTTCGGCACCTCATACCCGCGGGCCCCCGTGTCAGACCTGTACCTGTTTGACACCAAACAGGATTTCGCCTACCAGCAGGAGGTGTCGGGTAATGCGTCACAGCGGCACCACGTGCGGTTTTGGCGGGTACCGGAAGGGTGGGTACTCCCGGGCGGTCACCGGGCGGATTGGCTGGCCGCCGGCACCTACGACCGGTCGGTGGGGTTTTCCAGCTTCACATTCCAATTCACCCACAAGGTGGATGCTGACACCGACCTGGAGCGAGACTACATTGTGAAAACCCTACGGTTCAGCGACCACGACATTGGGGTGGAGGTGATCCGGGACTTCTCCACCGCCTACCACCAGCGCAACGGCGGGGGCGACAAAATCAACACCGACGGAAACCTGCCGATCATCGACGTGCGCGATGCCGCCCATCGCACCCCCATGCCGGCGGCTAAGAAATCGCTCCGGAAGTGGAAAGACCCGGCCGACCATGGGGTGCCGCCCGTGTCACTCCTTGTTGCCGGCGGGCTGCTTGTCCTCAACATTGTGGGGGCAATCCAGCTAGGCATAGTCGCCCTGACCGGCCAGGATTGGGGTTGGCTGCTTATCGACGACGGTGCCGACGAACCCTGGTGGATCCTGCTGCTCATGCCATTCATGTCCCTCATCGAGATTTTCCTGCTGGTAGGCACCCTCCTGCGGCACAAATGGGCCCGCATCGGGCTCATGGTGTTGTGCGTGATCTCTGCGGTACAAACACTTGTAGCATTAACGGGGGAAACCACATCGTTCCGGGCCGTGTTGTTCGCATTCCTATCGGTGTTTGTGGTGTTGGGGGTAAGTGGGGATAAAGTCCGGGAATGGGTGTCGGGGGAGCATACAACGCTGCGAACCAAGCAGCAGGCATAA
- a CDS encoding glycoside hydrolase family 32 protein produces the protein MNKRSVMVSVILAAVAVVTPTATAEPANPDGLVAAYHLTTKDGWSNDLQSIVWNEKAKHYDLYFLHSADGAENPLGPRGQDWYHTTTTDFVHFTDQKQAIPASGGHATDGWKSAWTGSVINRGGTPTAYISGLKKTDGSQNIWAVASTDGGATFTKPLNDGKPVLDITAPSASVNRTDERDPYVFTYNGKTLMYVAEGDHIGVYRSTDGIRWTKADAAAEAKIQPATFFRGHTWADNAPIECPVLKTMKTPAGDKQVLFFGAKDASRGETTGTYYTVGHLDANGMFVADTDTQRLDHGPDYYGANFTGSTDISTAEDTITSLGWVGNWNYTADGVHAADNGSGPYLRRLGSYSLARELTLGADNRITQKLKTSDLKYRNVKTHTGVTKDKPVSASGKPWVDRKDTNGDVYGLYDVPNQDAAQKHTLRFRNMAGNYTGRIYIDLWQGGDWVRFNYDPTDGWYNVKARAGELDNSKKGQDSTHYYFDGLLGNGNGYSAQSLVQDQRDITLEVYTDTTSVEFVFPNGHTFTIARFSQSDKQDFKVFTEDPTGKNTVDIEVGDVGR, from the coding sequence ATGAACAAAAGATCCGTGATGGTATCCGTCATTCTCGCGGCCGTTGCGGTTGTCACCCCGACGGCAACCGCGGAACCCGCCAACCCCGACGGCCTGGTTGCCGCCTACCATCTCACCACCAAAGACGGTTGGTCCAATGATCTACAAAGCATTGTGTGGAACGAAAAAGCCAAACACTACGATCTGTACTTCCTCCACTCCGCTGACGGCGCCGAAAATCCACTAGGGCCCAGAGGCCAAGACTGGTACCACACCACAACCACCGACTTTGTGCACTTCACCGATCAGAAACAAGCCATACCCGCCAGCGGTGGACACGCCACCGACGGGTGGAAATCCGCCTGGACCGGTTCCGTCATCAACCGCGGCGGCACCCCCACCGCCTACATTTCCGGCCTGAAGAAAACCGACGGTTCCCAAAACATTTGGGCCGTGGCGAGCACCGACGGGGGCGCCACCTTCACGAAACCACTCAACGACGGTAAACCCGTACTCGACATCACCGCCCCCAGCGCCTCAGTCAACCGTACCGACGAACGCGACCCCTACGTTTTCACCTACAACGGCAAAACCCTCATGTATGTGGCCGAAGGCGACCACATCGGGGTGTACCGCTCTACCGACGGCATCCGTTGGACCAAGGCTGATGCGGCAGCGGAGGCAAAAATCCAGCCGGCAACCTTCTTCCGCGGCCACACCTGGGCCGATAACGCACCGATCGAATGCCCCGTCCTGAAAACCATGAAAACCCCCGCCGGTGACAAACAAGTTCTTTTCTTCGGCGCCAAAGACGCCAGCCGCGGGGAAACCACCGGCACCTACTACACGGTGGGGCACCTCGACGCCAACGGCATGTTCGTCGCCGACACCGACACCCAACGCCTCGACCACGGTCCCGACTACTATGGTGCCAACTTCACCGGCAGCACCGACATCAGCACCGCGGAAGACACCATCACCTCCCTGGGCTGGGTGGGCAACTGGAACTACACGGCCGATGGGGTACACGCCGCCGACAACGGCAGTGGCCCCTACCTGCGCCGACTAGGGTCTTACAGCCTGGCCAGGGAGCTCACCCTGGGGGCGGACAACCGTATCACCCAAAAACTAAAAACCAGCGACCTGAAATACCGCAATGTGAAAACCCACACCGGCGTGACCAAAGACAAGCCCGTCTCCGCCAGCGGAAAACCTTGGGTTGATCGGAAAGACACTAATGGCGACGTGTATGGGCTTTACGACGTACCAAACCAGGATGCTGCCCAAAAACACACTCTGCGCTTCCGTAACATGGCTGGTAACTACACGGGTCGGATCTACATTGACCTGTGGCAGGGTGGCGACTGGGTGCGGTTCAACTACGACCCCACCGACGGCTGGTATAACGTGAAGGCTCGCGCCGGGGAGCTTGACAACAGCAAGAAGGGGCAGGATTCCACCCACTACTATTTTGATGGGCTTTTGGGTAACGGCAATGGGTACAGTGCCCAATCCTTGGTGCAGGACCAGCGGGACATCACCCTAGAGGTGTACACCGATACCACCTCGGTGGAGTTCGTGTTCCCCAATGGACACACCTTCACGATCGCTAGGTTCTCCCAGTCGGACAAGCAGGACTTCAAAGTGTTTACCGAGGACCCGACCGGCAAGAACACCGTCGACATTGAGGTGGGGGACGTGGGGAGGTAA
- a CDS encoding class I SAM-dependent methyltransferase, which translates to MEDVSQTLFYPLLGRAKAASQWPDLFPDPWATQAAHIAAAEKTPAQPLGTFPTLCYGLRHLFTIREITQYLDTHPGAAVVNIGCGLDVLSEDLAGYDCTIYNLDFPDVIDMRHRWVPKADNEIDLPYSATDHEWLTKVSGDKGVIAVAPGVFYYLPIPEVAALVDAFGQAFPGGRLVYETESPMVMRGSEKQIARHGTPASMPFKVKDPYTPQDWSDAVRDYHVTFNFLDYLTDEQRKQIPSQYRILFGFFERIRGIYVVNMGF; encoded by the coding sequence ATGGAAGACGTTTCCCAAACCCTGTTTTACCCACTGCTAGGTCGAGCCAAGGCGGCCAGTCAATGGCCCGACCTATTCCCCGACCCGTGGGCCACCCAGGCCGCGCACATTGCGGCAGCGGAGAAAACACCCGCACAGCCACTCGGCACTTTTCCAACATTATGCTATGGGCTTCGTCACCTGTTTACCATTCGGGAGATTACCCAATACCTAGATACGCATCCGGGTGCCGCGGTCGTGAATATTGGCTGTGGCCTCGACGTACTATCCGAGGACCTTGCCGGCTACGACTGCACCATCTATAACCTGGATTTTCCCGACGTCATCGACATGCGACACCGGTGGGTACCCAAGGCTGACAACGAGATTGATCTCCCCTACTCCGCCACGGATCACGAATGGTTAACAAAAGTATCTGGAGATAAGGGCGTCATAGCAGTCGCTCCAGGGGTGTTCTATTACTTGCCAATCCCCGAGGTAGCGGCACTGGTTGATGCATTTGGCCAGGCGTTTCCCGGTGGCCGACTGGTGTATGAAACCGAATCCCCCATGGTGATGCGCGGCAGCGAAAAACAAATCGCCCGACATGGTACTCCAGCATCTATGCCGTTTAAGGTGAAAGACCCATACACACCTCAGGATTGGAGTGACGCGGTGCGGGACTACCACGTCACATTCAACTTCCTGGATTACCTCACCGATGAACAGCGGAAACAGATTCCATCACAGTACCGAATCCTCTTCGGCTTCTTCGAACGTATTCGCGGCATATATGTGGTGAATATGGGATTCTAG
- a CDS encoding class I SAM-dependent methyltransferase, which translates to MDNVSQTLFYPLFGRAQASDRWPELFPDPWAHKAMEIAAQEGTTAQPMDGFPELVYGLRHMILVQEARAYLETHPGAAVVNIGCGLDMLAEDLSGHECTIYNLDLPDVIELRHRWVPKADNEIDLPYSATNHEWLSKVDASRGVIALAGGVFFYFQVADVSSLIDAFGTAFPGGRMVYDAESPDATKRSERMLEKKGTPAEMPFKVKDPYSPRKWSTTVTNVTVEFSFLDRLAPKLRSQLPMSYRLIFLMLKWNKGMYFVRVDF; encoded by the coding sequence ATGGATAATGTTTCCCAAACGCTTTTTTATCCGCTCTTCGGTAGAGCGCAAGCGAGTGACCGGTGGCCCGAGCTATTCCCCGACCCGTGGGCGCACAAGGCCATGGAGATTGCGGCGCAGGAAGGCACCACTGCCCAGCCAATGGATGGGTTTCCCGAACTGGTGTACGGCCTGCGGCACATGATTCTGGTGCAGGAGGCACGGGCGTACTTGGAAACGCACCCGGGCGCCGCGGTCGTCAATATTGGTTGCGGCCTGGACATGCTGGCAGAGGACCTTTCCGGCCACGAGTGCACTATCTACAACCTGGATCTTCCCGACGTCATCGAGCTGCGGCACCGGTGGGTACCCAAGGCCGACAATGAGATTGATCTCCCCTACTCCGCCACCAATCACGAGTGGCTAAGTAAAGTTGACGCCTCCCGCGGGGTTATTGCCCTGGCCGGGGGCGTGTTTTTCTATTTCCAGGTCGCCGACGTTTCTTCGCTTATCGACGCCTTCGGCACCGCCTTTCCCGGCGGCCGCATGGTGTATGACGCCGAATCCCCAGACGCCACCAAGCGCAGCGAACGCATGCTAGAGAAAAAGGGCACCCCCGCGGAAATGCCGTTTAAGGTCAAAGACCCATATTCGCCACGGAAATGGAGCACCACCGTCACAAACGTAACCGTGGAGTTTAGTTTCCTTGACCGGCTGGCACCAAAGCTCCGCTCCCAATTACCAATGAGCTACCGCCTGATTTTTCTCATGTTGAAGTGGAATAAAGGCATGTATTTCGTTCGCGTCGATTTTTAA
- the aceE gene encoding pyruvate dehydrogenase (acetyl-transferring), homodimeric type yields the protein MADPKPGKHPDDTNFALIRDGVASYLNDSDPEETSEWLESLDGLLREASPDRARYLMLRMLERASAKRVPLPAMTSTDYVNTIPTSMEPEFPGDEEIEKRYRRWIRWNSAVMVHRAQRPGIGVGGHISTYAGAAPLYEVGFNYFFRGKDHPGGGDQVFFQGHASPGMYARAFLEGRLSEDDLDGFRQEVSREQGGLPSYPHPHGMKTFWEFPTVSMGLGPMNAIYQAKFNRYLLNRGIKDTSDQHVWAFLGDGEMDEPESRGLIQMAALNNLDNLTFVINCNLQRLDGPVRGNTKIIQELESFFRGAGWSVIKVVWGREWDQLFEADKEGALVDLMNTTADGDFQTMKANDGAYVREHFFNKDPRTAKLVENWTDAEIWKLPRGGHDYRKIYAAYKRALETKDRPTVILAHTIKGYGLGSNFEGRNATHQMKKLTLEDLKKLRDKQGIPITDEELEKDPYLPPYYHPGQDSPEIQYLQARRKELGGYLPERRVNYKPLQVPPLTKLRGLRKGSGKQKVATTMAVVRAFKELLRDPELGKRIVPIVPDEARTFGMDSWFPPLGIYNPHGQNYVPVDHDLMLSYTEKVNGQILHEGISEAGSTASFIAAGTSYATHGEPMIPLYIFYSMFGFQRTGDDFWAAGDQMTRGFILGATAGRTTLTGEGLQHMDGHSPLLAATNPAVVSYDPAFAYEIAHLLLEGIDRMYGPGRGEDVMYYLTIYNEPIPQPAEPADLDVEGLHKGIYLYEKAAGGDHEVSVLASGIGMQQALRAKEILRDEYNIGTNIFSVTSWVELAREGHEKSRQNLRHPENPPEEAFATKQLRKASGPYIAVSDFASDLQEQIRRFVPGDYTTLGADGFGFSDTRSAARRFFNIDAESIVVAALNALALEGKIDRSVAAEAARRFNLTDPTKA from the coding sequence ATGGCTGACCCGAAACCCGGGAAGCACCCAGATGACACTAATTTCGCGTTAATTCGTGATGGTGTCGCGTCATACTTAAATGACTCAGACCCAGAGGAGACCTCGGAGTGGCTAGAATCACTGGATGGGCTGTTACGGGAGGCCAGTCCAGATCGGGCCCGATATTTAATGCTGCGAATGCTGGAACGGGCATCGGCCAAACGGGTGCCACTCCCGGCAATGACGTCTACGGATTACGTTAATACGATCCCCACCTCGATGGAGCCAGAGTTCCCGGGCGATGAAGAGATCGAGAAGCGGTACCGTCGGTGGATTCGGTGGAATTCCGCGGTGATGGTCCACCGGGCCCAGCGCCCCGGCATTGGCGTCGGTGGCCACATTTCCACCTATGCGGGCGCCGCCCCGCTCTACGAGGTGGGCTTTAACTATTTCTTCCGCGGCAAGGACCATCCTGGTGGGGGCGACCAGGTGTTTTTCCAGGGTCACGCCTCCCCCGGCATGTATGCACGGGCGTTTTTAGAGGGCCGACTTTCGGAAGACGACCTTGACGGGTTCCGGCAGGAGGTGTCCCGCGAGCAGGGCGGCTTGCCGTCGTATCCGCACCCGCATGGCATGAAGACGTTCTGGGAATTCCCCACCGTGTCCATGGGCTTAGGCCCGATGAATGCCATCTACCAGGCAAAGTTCAACCGGTATCTGCTCAACCGGGGCATTAAGGACACGTCGGATCAGCACGTGTGGGCGTTCCTGGGTGACGGCGAAATGGACGAGCCGGAGTCCCGGGGTCTGATCCAAATGGCTGCGCTAAATAACCTGGATAACCTGACGTTTGTCATTAACTGTAACCTGCAGCGGCTGGACGGCCCAGTGCGTGGTAACACGAAGATCATTCAGGAGTTGGAGTCCTTCTTCCGGGGCGCCGGCTGGTCGGTTATTAAGGTCGTGTGGGGCCGCGAATGGGATCAACTGTTCGAAGCCGATAAGGAAGGGGCGTTGGTGGATCTGATGAACACCACCGCCGACGGCGACTTCCAAACGATGAAGGCCAACGATGGCGCCTACGTGCGGGAGCATTTCTTCAACAAGGATCCCCGGACCGCCAAGCTGGTGGAGAACTGGACCGATGCGGAGATTTGGAAGCTGCCGCGTGGTGGGCACGACTACCGCAAGATCTATGCGGCATACAAGCGAGCCTTGGAAACCAAGGACCGACCGACAGTGATTTTGGCGCACACCATTAAGGGTTACGGCCTGGGCAGTAACTTCGAGGGCCGGAATGCTACCCACCAGATGAAGAAGCTGACACTGGAGGATTTGAAGAAGCTGCGCGATAAGCAGGGTATTCCCATCACGGATGAGGAGCTGGAGAAGGATCCATACCTGCCGCCGTATTATCACCCAGGTCAGGACAGCCCGGAAATCCAGTATCTTCAGGCCCGCCGGAAAGAACTGGGCGGGTATTTGCCGGAACGTCGGGTGAACTATAAGCCGTTGCAGGTGCCACCGTTGACGAAGCTACGGGGCCTGCGGAAGGGCTCGGGCAAGCAGAAGGTGGCCACCACAATGGCCGTGGTTCGGGCGTTTAAGGAGCTGCTGCGGGATCCCGAGTTGGGGAAGCGGATTGTGCCGATTGTGCCGGATGAGGCCCGGACGTTTGGTATGGATTCGTGGTTCCCACCGTTGGGTATCTATAACCCGCACGGCCAAAACTATGTGCCGGTGGACCATGATTTGATGCTGTCGTACACGGAGAAGGTGAATGGCCAGATTCTGCACGAGGGCATCAGCGAGGCCGGTTCCACGGCATCGTTCATTGCGGCGGGCACGTCGTATGCGACGCACGGCGAACCCATGATTCCGCTGTATATCTTCTATTCGATGTTCGGGTTCCAGCGCACGGGTGACGATTTCTGGGCCGCAGGTGACCAGATGACCCGTGGGTTTATCCTGGGTGCCACGGCCGGCCGGACCACGCTCACTGGTGAAGGCTTGCAGCACATGGACGGGCATTCGCCACTGCTGGCCGCCACCAACCCGGCGGTGGTGTCGTACGACCCGGCGTTCGCCTATGAGATTGCGCACCTGTTGCTGGAGGGTATTGATCGCATGTATGGCCCAGGCCGGGGCGAGGATGTGATGTATTACCTGACGATCTACAATGAGCCGATTCCCCAGCCTGCGGAGCCGGCCGACCTGGATGTTGAGGGCCTGCATAAGGGTATTTACCTGTACGAGAAGGCTGCCGGTGGCGACCATGAGGTGTCGGTGTTGGCGTCGGGTATTGGCATGCAGCAGGCGTTGCGCGCCAAGGAGATCCTGCGGGATGAGTACAACATTGGCACGAATATTTTCTCGGTGACGTCGTGGGTGGAGTTGGCTCGTGAGGGTCACGAAAAGTCACGGCAGAATCTGCGCCACCCGGAGAATCCGCCGGAGGAGGCATTCGCCACGAAGCAGCTGCGGAAGGCCTCTGGCCCGTATATTGCGGTGAGCGACTTCGCCAGCGATTTGCAGGAACAGATTCGTCGGTTTGTGCCTGGTGACTACACCACGCTGGGTGCGGACGGTTTCGGGTTCTCGGACACGCGCTCCGCGGCACGCCGGTTCTTCAATATCGACGCGGAGTCGATTGTTGTGGCCGCACTGAATGCTTTGGCCCTGGAAGGCAAGATTGATCGTTCGGTGGCTGCTGAGGCCGCTCGACGGTTCAATTTGACCGATCCAACCAAGGCTTAA